In the genome of Oncorhynchus tshawytscha isolate Ot180627B unplaced genomic scaffold, Otsh_v2.0 Un_contig_919_pilon_pilon, whole genome shotgun sequence, one region contains:
- the LOC121844986 gene encoding protein argonaute-2-like gives MGERMGERMGERTGERTGERTGERSGGEDGGGGREDGRQEGREDGREDGRAREDGREDGREDGREDGREGERGRKRGRKRGRGRRGREGEEGEDGERTGERMGEGREDGREDGRGGGREDEEGREDGAMRTGERGARGRA, from the coding sequence ATGGGCGAGAGGATGGGCGAGAGGATGGGCGAGAGGACGGGCGAGAGGACGGGCGAGAGGACGGGCGAGAGGTCGGGAGGAGAGGACGGGGGCGGAGGGCGAGAGGACGGGCGACAGGAAGGGCGAGAGGACGGGCGAGAGGACGGGCGGGCGAGAGAGGACGGGCGAGAGGACGGGCGAGAGGACGGGCGAGAGGAcgggcgagagggggagagaggacggaAGAGAGGACGGAAGAGAGGACGGGGGCGAAGAGGACGAGAGGGCGAGGAGGGCGAGGACGGCGAGAGGACGGGCGAGAGGATGGGCGAAGGGCGAGAGGACGGGCGAGAGGACGGGCGAGGAGGAGGGCGAGAGGACGAGGAAGGGCGAGAGGACGGGGCGATGAGGACGGGCGAGAGGGGGGCGAGAGGACGGGCATGA